AACTATGATAATTTCCAGCAACTGTTAAAGATCATTGCCAAAGTGCTCAATCCCAGCAGAAGACCACCTCTCGCTGAAACAGTGTAGTTTGGACAGACCaacagtggccaaaatgaaTTTAAACAAGTCCTGGATGTAAAGCTGCAGTTTAACATGATAATCCACAACACCGTGCCTTTCTGTAATTTGAGTTCCCCACACAACGCCCCCCAGAAGGattttctaaaacaaaatgagaaactAAAAATGGCAGGAGGCAGAGGGacgacacacacagacacggcacCTCTCCTCAATTATTTTGTGCAAGGATGGcaataagacacacacacacacacacacacgatttgACTAAGGAAACGTGGGGAGATTTCGGTCACTTGTAACACACACCACCATGAGAATGTGGTGCCAGCAGTTGTGCATCTTTAGTGCACGAGCTTAACGCATACAGACCCCCATTTGAGTCGTATTCAAATAGCTTGTGAAGATATGGGGGAATATTAAGGTCACTGCAGGTTTATGGCGGCATTTCCTGTCACTCAATCTCCCGATTTTCTCTCAGTGTTCACTACAAACACAGGCGTCTGTACTTATTAGCTTATAAACGACCGTATAATGAAGACATGGCACAGGTTAATTAGACTGAACCATGGGTCCAAAGCTTTCCCTCAGAAAACTCCTACAGAATCCAGACACAGGTCACAAACCCAGCACAGATATTAAAACTGGTCGGACGCCAAGAGGGCAGacaaaaaaacctaaaaacaaaaaggtgacAATCTCTTATTGGGTCCTTGTTGGGAGTCAACACACAGAATTGATTCTTCCCGCTGCCAGGGGGGCAAGGTTATAGTGGACATCATGTCCTAAGACCAGTTTCCTGGATTGGACCTCTTTAAAACAACGCCCAGGTTACTCTAAGATCTGAGGAAGACACTAACAAGTTCACCGTTGAGATGAAGCTGCATTTGTGTCACAAAAAAAACGCACAGGGATCGCCCTATTATTCATAACGTTTCTACATGAGCTGCACAACTGAAGAACAGTAACGCATCACAATGTTGAAATTCCGGGGGCCACAGGATGGATGGTGTAACATTTGTCACATGAAAGAGATAACCGAAGGGCACTGGAACCTATTACACAATACCCACTACTCATCTTAAATTCGAAATAAGCGTTAAAGAGGGTGATATGCATTATTCTGAGGCACTAGAAGATAAGAAATGGGACACCAGCCCAGTGACTGTAACTCTGACCACCTTACTGAGGTACAGCCATTTCGGATCTCCAGTCCGGCACCAGTGGGTCACTTTGCAGGAGACTGGGTCAAACCAGCTCGAGCTAAAGGGCGACACGTTCTGCGTTTCCCTTCTGACAGAAACCTGACCGAGGGAAAGAGGggcgccaaaaaaaaaaagaatacaaattaaTCAAATACAGGAAATGAAAACGAACTAACTAAAAAAATGCCGGGGTTGGGTTGCAGGAGCTTTGATTTATTGTCACGTCACTcaaacaccaccaccatcaccaccaccacccggTGCTGCCGGATATGCATGACtccaacacacaaaacaatgagACCCCCACCCACAGCCCCCACCCACGCCTTCCAGAGAGGAATGGGAGCGCCTGGCAGGGCGCAGCAGGCAGCTGGAGTCCAATATGGCACAGGTGTGATCGACTGCCCCGCAAACACCTGAACCAGTGGCCGCTGATTACAGTCACCCCACCAAACCACAACACACAGGCTGCAGACTGCGTTCCTACTCTAGATCTATTTCGGTCTTATAAAGTCGCTGCTTAAGGACAGCCATGTTGTTTTGccctttgtttatttgaaagccTAGTCCTggtttgttatttatagcagTTCTTTTTAGTTCTAGTTATTTGAACATTTCTGTGAGATGGGAGAAAAACTGTGGCGCTTTATATTCCAAACACATGACACCTGGAGACCCTCCCTCACCCTCAGCGTTACCGTACTGGGAAGACCCCCGAGCCGGGACCTGTCTCCACTCAGCCGATCCCACGAGCATCTGAGACTCAGCCACGGTAGGGGGAGGaaatcacacaaaaacaaagaaaaaaaacagggtGGGCAACCAGATGGGGGGCCCGTAGTCGTTCTGCTGGGTTGTTAATGGAGCTCAAATCCTGTGTCCACTGAAGAAATGAGAATAATAACACTGAGCCAGGCGTCTGTCCTCTCTCTAACTGTGCTCCTGGTGCGTTTCGTTGTAGTCCATGATGCGCAGCTGCTGCCTGTTGTTGGCTCTCTGCTGGGCATCCGGCTGCCCCTCCTTGGCCGCGGGCCCCCAGGTTGGCCCCACGGCGGCCGCCCCCTCCGCCATTGGCTCCACGCACTGCTCGGTCTTCAGTGTCTGGGACAGACCGGCCAGCCGCGGCGGCTCGTCGTCGCACTGGCTCTCGCTCTTGTTGCGGAACAGCATGTTGTTCCGCATGCCCAGGAAGCTCTTGGCGCTGGGGTAGGAGCCAACAGTGAGAGGGGCGTCGCTGGGCGCCGGGGGGCAGTGGGACGGGGAGGGCTCCAGCAGGAGGGGGGGGTCCCGGCTGCCGTTGACTGAGCCGCGGGACCCCGGGGGGGCCGGGGGCTTCCCGGATGATAAAGTGCTACCGTTGCCCTTGGGGGAGTCGGCCGGACCGCTGCCTGGGCCGTCATGGGCGGCTACGTTCCCCGGCACGGTCGACTCTGAGCCGGACCCcctgcaacacagacacacaaccatTATAGAAATATACTATCCTGAAATTACACATGTGATTCTAAAGGTTTTATGTTAAATCAATGGGTTTGGTTAGATGTGAATATCTTTGGCACCCCCTACCTGGAGCCCAGGGGGCTGCACGGCTCCATGTCGGCCCCGGCCCCCTCACAAGGGAGCTCCATCTCCAGACGGCTGTACAGCTGCAGCAGCTCCGTCTGCAGCACCTGGGTGACCTGTCTCTGGGCCTGGTACCGACTCTGGGACCCCTGCAGCTCACCCCTGCGCAGGCAaaccgagagagacagagacacacacaacacacagacagagacacacacacagggacagagacacaaagtTAGCTGTGGTATTTTGTGagaaaagacacacaaacagaacaCAATCCGGAGACACAATGCGGTCGGACCCCCATACCTCGCCTGGCTCTTGACGTCCTCCAGGAACTTCTTCTGCTCCACGATGAGGTGCTCCTTCTTGGCAAGCTGGGACTCTAGCTCGCCGATGCGGTGCTGGGCCGCCTCCAGGCGCTGGCTCTGCTGCACCAGGCTCTGCCGCAGCTTCTCCAGCTCCTTGCCGTAGGACGCCCGCAGCATGTCCACCTCCTGGGACCCCCGGGCCGCGCGCACCGGCGcccacacagacgcacacgcacacacgcacacgtgtTACAATGGAGCCCTGCCCACGCCCGCTCCGATCTGGACACTTGCCAGGTGCTCGTGTGGAGTGTATGTGTTCAGCTCACGTCCTAAACTTCTCCCCACCCCCCTGCCTCTTGACTTCATCCTACAGTTACCCTCCACCTCTCTCAGCCACCTCCTCTAGACCCCGAGCCCCCTCCCCCGGCCGGAGCACCCTaggtcaccccccccaccctgcgGACAGCTGCTGTGGACAGAGAGCCTCCTACCTTGCTGGTGTCTGGGCTGGAGTGCAGCAGCTCCTCCATGGCCAGCCTGTTGACCtcacccagcagcagcagctgcttGTTGAGAAACTCCATCTGCTGCTGGACGGCCTCGCTGTTGGTcagctgagagacagagagagagagagagagagcgagagagagagcgagagaagagAGCggggggagagtgagagagcaaTAGAGTgaagaaagggagggagagagagcaaggGAGAGAGCAAAAGagtgaggagagagggagagagcgaagGAGTGTTATATTACACTGGGACACTCAGACCACCCTTAAACACGAGGCCCTCCACTTTAAATGCATCTCTTACGGTTAAAATCTCAAATCGCACAATATAGCGCCCAATGAATGCACCAAGACCGGCTTCTCATTACACTGAACTGAACCCTAGTGTCGTCCAGGGCTTCAAACCCGTCCCTAAGCCAGTTAATGCAGTGACCTTGTCTGGAAAGTACTCCGCACAGCTCGGACGGACAGGGAATCAGACATCAGACACGACCTTCAAGAGCCGGCTTTGGATCAAGGCAGCCACTCGAGGTCTGGCATCGGCTCCTCGAACCACTACGTCACGAATCTGCGGGGGAGCGGCTCGCATCCCCACGAACAGACCAGAGGGCTCGTACCTTGACCGAGAGCTGGTTGAGCAGGTGCCCCGTGTTGCACACTTTGTTGTTGGCTTTCTGCAGCTCTGCCTCCATCTCTCCCATCTTCTTCTGGCACTCCTGTAGTTTACTCTGCAAAGACCAACCGGAGAGCGTGAAGCAGGCGGCACACGGGGCCGCACACAAGCACGGCGGCGGACACACACAAGCCACGTCACGTGATCTGTGCTGATGCTGCTCAGTTAAACAACTCCTTTGAGGCAAAtcgagagagacagggagcgCAAATCACAAACATGACTGAGCATTAAGGACAGAGATGGAAAAGCCCCGCAGGCCGCCCCACCTGCAGCTCTTGGTTCTTGGTGTAGTACTCGTCCCGGCCCTGCTGCAGCTGCCGGATCTGGCTGTGCAGACGGGTCACCACCATCTCCCGGTCGTCCCACAGCTGCTGGTACCTCTGCTGCTCCACCTGCAGGCTCTCCTTCAGAGACTGGATGTCCACCTCCTGCAGGTTCAGCTGGTTCTTctgcgagagagagacagacagacccgGCCTCAGTCTCACACCCGGACCCGCCTCTGCCGGAGCCATGAGGCGGACCCCCGGGAGGCCTTACCATGGCGGCATTCTGCTCCTCCAGTGCGGTGGCATTGATGATGCGGCGCAGCAGGCGGCGGTTGCGGAGGGCGTGCTGCTCCCGCTTGTAGCGCTCGAACAGCAGCTGGCTGTGGAGCAGGAGCAGCTGACTGCGCAGGGTGTGCAGCTCGTCCAGCGGCGCCGAGCCTGGGGGGTGGTGAAGAGCGACGGTTCAGAGGGAGTCGGGCGCCCAATAGGACAGATCACTACTGTGCCGGTAGATTTCCAGAAGCTTCACAACCCATAAATATATATCAACATCCACAGGGGGAGGCTCTGTCTGTGTATTCCGATATATACTTGTGTAAATGTAGATTAGGTTTCTTCCCATACATTACTACTCCAGTTTCGATGCATCATTCGTATCTCTTTAGTAAAGGCTGTGGCGATGCATTCGATATGGAACGGCAATAAAACACCTGGAATGGAATTCAGTCGGAATTCTCTGGACATTCCAGAACTTGAAACGGGTAAAAAGGGATCAGAAACCGACAGGAAGTAGAAACATGAGTGGGGAGCTTCCTCCAGCTGCAATTGGTCATTGGTCTGCATCAGTGTTTTCCCATTACAAACAATTGCCAAGCTGCAAAGCAAAACATCTACGTTTGGAAACATGCATCAGTTTTAGATCACTCCAATTAGTGCTTCGATCATGGAGTACAAAGTGAGAATAAGGCACATTGTTCCCcgtttgtttaatttaagtgTAAAACCTGAGGGGGGTTATTTGTATATCAACATACATGAGAACACGTGTTGAGAACATGCACATCGATTATAGTGTACCACTCGTGATCGAAAGGAATCCACTAGAACAGAAAAAGTCTAAACAAAACGTTTTTGTGTTTGAGTACTGCTCTGTCACAGACTCTGTAATACCTTTTGCTTTAATACTCTGATGTTTACCTCCAAAGTGCGTCCAGTCAGCCGACTTACTTGGCAAAGGTAAcctgcaacaaaacaaacaacaaagtgtTCGACAGGAAGCTCAATGGCAAACAACAATGGGCTCGAGTCGAGGCTCGCTCACCCGTCCGAGAGAGACGATTTAACTCCTTTATATACAACTCGCTCCCCAAAACACACCGACCTGAGCATTGCCATGGTGCAGCTCTCTCAGCGCTGCCGCTCGGCTCAAACGCGGTGAAGAGAGGGGAAATTAAAAAGGCACACAGAGGGATTTAAACTACAAGATTCCCTTTCTCCTTCACTAGACTGCTCAccagacacgcacacgcacacacatggcACCGTGCCCATCCTATCTAGGCGTCTCCTGCAAAGCCAAATTAGGAAAAGCAGGAACGGCAGGACAGAATTAAGGAACGACAATTTAAAAGAGCACACTTTGGAGACGCCCACTTCAATAAAAACAACCTTAAACGACCGCCCTGCCCCCGTTCTCCACGCACTCTTACCTCTTGAGCACCTTGTCGTGGGCGTCGCTACCCTGCTGTATGAGGCGGTCCAGCACCTCCAGGGGGGACGTGGACACCACCCCCTCGCCCTCCTCCTCGTCCGGCCGCTCCCCCACCGACCTGTGCAGCGCCTCCGACGTCCTCCTGCCCACAAACAGCGCGGCGGCCTTGGGCAGCGCCAGGTCGAACAGGGCCTCGTAGGGTGGCGCCTGGGACTTGCAGGGGCTGGGAGAGAAGAGGCCGCACGGGCCCGCATGGGTGGACCCCCCGGGGGCAGGAGCCGAGGGGCTGCGGGCGAAGTGCCGGGCCACAGGATGCTCAATGGGCGTGAACACTGGCTGGAAGAAGCACGGTGCCTCCTGGCCCTCCACAACCGCGAGCGGCACGGCTTTGTCCGGCGTGGACACGGCGCGGTGAGACTCGGAGTTGGGGGTGCAGCCGGGCGCCGGCACCAGCGCGCTCATGGGCAGGGCTTTCTTCTGGTTGCCCGTCAGGGTCTCAGTGGTGTGGTAGAAGGGGGAGTCGAAGCCGCCCCGCAGCCCCGGGGACTGGCGCTGGTCCTCGGTAATCAGGAGCAGCTCCTCCGTGATAGCATCTGGGAGGAGAGACGGCAGattacagacagagacacacacagacacacttcagTGTAAGAAAGATGTGTGTGACTGGCCCCTGGTGCCTTGTGGGGAAAGCAGACATTGTCACAGACCTTCCTCCGGCTCTTTCTCCAtcctgtgctgctgctgctccagctccttgaTGAACATCGGCAGCTCGGTCAGACTCACGGTCATGTTCTCGCTCGCGGCGCCTGGCGGGGACAGCAGAGCAGAGCGCTCAGAGAGGAGGCCAGCGCGATCACCTACCCCAGAGCCGCCCCATGAACAACACCCCCTAAGAGCTCAAGGCAAGATCATTCGGAAGAGTCAGGGACAGGGATAGGATGAGTCGATAACAAGACGAGAGAAGCTGAGCCCAGATCTTCGTCACTCAAAAGCAAGGAAATGGACGCACAACCCAttcacacaccaacacacacgtCTACGCACGCAACTTTCATTACAGCCTCAATACACAGAAAATGGGCCTAGCATCCGCCCTGAGGAAAATGATCCAACCATTGACGCCGCTCTGCTGACCTCTGCCGGGGGCCGCGTCGGCGCCTCCCTTCTCCGCCTCTCGGACCGGCTCCTGTCTCACCAGCCCGGGCTTCGACGATTCAGGTTTCCCGTCCTGGAGACAAACCCGTCTATTAGGCACACGTTCCACACGGCAGACCGGGATACCACATCTCAGTGACTGAGCCTCATTAGtgataatgagacacacacacacaaagagagagGCCGGGGGGGGCGAGATCTGCCAAAACATGGAAGTAGTTCGAACGCCACAGCCATCCCCCCACCCCGACTAAACTGAAATGAACTCATAGAGCCGCCCTGAGCAGACAGTGCCCTCATAATGAACGTGTCACATATTTCTGAAGCTGCTAAGCAAAAAGActgcatttaattttcatttaaaaccattaaaaccCCACATTTTAACTTTAGCAGAAGGGATTTACCTGCGTCAGATTTCTTTAACACAGTAAAGGTACACAGAGACATCACCGTACCTTGCGGGGCGGGCTGGTCGTGCAGGGGGGCAGGGCGACTTGAACGAACTCGTCCGTGGCAGTGGGGGGCGGGGAGGCGGTGGCTGGTGTGGTCGAGGGAGTCCCTTTCCCAGGAGCTGCTTGGACAACACAGGATCAGATGAAAATACAATAGGCCGAAGACATGATCACAGTTTCCTCACTTCTCTCTGGTGACAGACATTTTAGCTTCTTTAGAAATGTAATCTTTCCCCAAGGTCATTCTAAGCTTCAGGGATCTGTACTGGGGAGCGATTACACACATACGAGGAGCACGGAGACCGAATGAGAACATGAAACAGTCCTGCCAGGCTACACCGGTCAGAAAATTTCAAAAAGAAGACCGGATTAGAAATCAGGAGCACATCTCACATGACGGACCCCCCCTCCGGCCCTCGACATGCACCTACCTGGTGTGCTGTGAACTCGGCCGGGGAAGTGAGAGGCACTGAGGGATAGCTCGGCGGGGGCATTGGTGGGCGAGATGCCGCGGGATGATGGAGGTGTGGACATCCCACACATGGTGGCTGGGCTCCAGATGACATCCTTCAACACACAAGGGGCACTGACTGGTTAACTGCGGGGCTCATGAAGCGTGCGCAGCCGATTAGAAACACACGCGTGACGCTGCAGGGTGCTTCAGATGCACCGAACACACGAGCGCGTTTGTATCTGTCCTTTGAAACAAAAACAGGGCAGGAGAGGGACTGTGAAGAAGGGACGAGCAACAGGATGCGGCAGATTTGCATAGAAAGCCGTGCCTTTTTCCAACGAGCtgctctggtttcctccagcACTACTATTTGCATCAATCAGGTTCCAATGTCTACCTTCAGATCTCCCGCCCAGTCAAGTTGTTTTTTATAATATTGATGGGAAAATGACTCAACAAATTCTAAAAACATGAGCCGAGCACTGGCTGGCAACCGCtgtctttttgtttgtgttttgagaGCAGGTTTTTTCTGGTTGCAGTGCTGCTCTTTCGAGAGACGCACACGCCCACACACCGTGAGTCAGAGCCGCCGGGAACAAGCAGCTCTTATCTGGTGCCTCTTGAAAACCAGGGGGGGGGATTCAGATGTTGGACACCGACAGTGAGATCTGTGATAAGAAACACCGCGTCGGTAACCTTTAAGAATCTGTGCTGCGAAAGGCTGAGTCTTAAATGAcaacgaaaaacaaaaactgtacgAAATTCAAAGGTGCTACGCTTTAATAAATGGAAACGGGGCACTTTAATTTATCGTTCCAAAATGTAGATTGACGAACTGCACTCTTTCCATTGAAGAGCATAAACTCACAATACATTCCTGTAACCTATATTAAGGAACTATTGTGTCAGCATTAGCATGTACTTTAACTGAATACAGCTGTGGGAAGCCTTGAGCTTGTAAAAGTCACGTACAGATTATAATAATTGCTGCTAATTACTAGTTTACTAGTCAAACGGCACAGAACGACACCAAACGGGCCTTTAACTCGTTAACCACAACCCACACTCCTACAGCCTGGAAGTGCGAGCATTGCAAGAAAGTAAAACGATGAGAGGAAGGAAGTGAGAGGagtggaaggggggggggggaagaaaaaagacTGTGGGAGGCAGGGGAAAAGTAAAGCTTAAATAGCCAAGAGGTTACCTGGGTGGGGTCGGGCAGGCGGCTGGGGGGCTGGGTCCCTGAGAGCGGAGGCAAGGCCTGGCGCGGCGTGGAGAAGGGCGTCGAGGAGGTGCTCCCTGGGAAAACACACGACTGGTCAACACACAACAGGGCCCTGACGGCAGCCAGCGGGCAAACAACAACAGCCATCTGCTCTCGGCACAATCCCAGGAGGCCTCATGCCGAGACAGAGCCCGGGTCTCACCGTAGCTGCTGTGGAGGTCAGCGTAGGGGCTGGCGGTGCAGTCGGCCGGCCGGTGCTGGAGGTGCGTGGAGAAGTGCTCGGGTATAGTGGAGTAGCCCTCCTCGCAGGACGCCTCCTTCGGGTCCAGGGACACTTTGGCACACTCGATGACGATGTCATGGATCTCAAACCTCTTCCACCTGCGGGAGAGGAGCCGATCAGAGGGGGAAGGGGACACACAGGCAAATGCTCTTCACGGGTGTCGGCAGGGTTAATTACCTGGTGGGGTCCAGCTCGTGGTCCTTGGTTCCAGTCACGAGTTCGGGGTGTATCCGCACGTGCTCCAGCATTGGCTAAAGAAGAGCAAGAACACTGAGCACCTTCTAGGAGGATGAGAGGCTCTACAGGATCTCGAAAAACACgcttttgttaaaaataaaaccacagctGACCCGTGAAGGAAGACCGACCCACCTTGACCACCTCCTCGAAGGTCTCCATGTTCTCCTTCATGCAGTAGTGCGATCGCAGGTAGGAGACGAAGTTGCAGGGGTACATGCCATACAGGCGGTGAAAGAGCGAGTAGACACTGGCATGTAAGTGGATCAAGTACACCTCCGTGACGTAGCCTGCGAGGGGGACGGACAGAGTTACAGCCTGTTACCATGAAGTCACAGCAGTGGGAGGGGCCAGAATTATGATGCCGATACCAGGTTTAGTATCACAATACTCGATACCTAAACAATACTCAATATCAAAACGATAccacaataaaacaacaaaaacatcttcGCCAAAGGCACAGAATAAGCATtgggctttttattttctctcaaaCACTCAATAATATGCTGATAACTgtgtagaaaattaaataactatACAACTACAACACTGTTAAAAGATAGAATTTCTCACAAGCAGGTAATTTGTTACAGAACAGCAGAATTGTTTTATCAaggaattacacattataataatgtattatgaaaCACAACCTTCAACACGTCCGCAtaccaatgaaaaataaatacttcttAAATTCAACGCTGAACCAAACGacattttgtaaatactttgtgatggacagattttgttttgttggggtTAAACAAAGACATCATTTCAGAAGCTCGGGTTTTTGTGCGTTTGTTTTCGTTTCGTGCTGTTGTTGTGCTTTGTGCTGAATTGCACTCCGCCCCTCTCCTGCCCGGGGTTGTTTTACCGGTGCGTTTATTGCTGTGCGAGTCTGAAAAAGCTTATTCTAGTGACATATCTTTCTAGTTCTTTAATTGTAATCAATGTTTGTCTGCATTTTGTTTATGGTAATCATGTAAATACATATAAGCACAGTTATTATTCTATATT
This DNA window, taken from Amia ocellicauda isolate fAmiCal2 chromosome 9, fAmiCal2.hap1, whole genome shotgun sequence, encodes the following:
- the LOC136758383 gene encoding hamartin isoform X3, translating into MAREQPNMGDLLPLLESSDLHELDEIKALVNEHLSSDRGSLLLNGLVDYYLETSSPQALHILSSVREPHDKHLFDKMNECMAKPACRLATLTLLGHVIRKQPPWIHKISRTPLLLSLLKCLKTDTDVVVLITGVLVLIILLPMIPQAGKQLLYEFFDIFGRLAAWNLKNPGYVTEVYLIHLHASVYSLFHRLYGMYPCNFVSYLRSHYCMKENMETFEEVVKPMLEHVRIHPELVTGTKDHELDPTRWKRFEIHDIVIECAKVSLDPKEASCEEGYSTIPEHFSTHLQHRPADCTASPYADLHSSYGSTSSTPFSTPRQALPPLSGTQPPSRLPDPTQDVIWSPATMCGMSTPPSSRGISPTNAPAELSLSASHFPGRVHSTPAPGKGTPSTTPATASPPPTATDEFVQVALPPCTTSPPRKDGKPESSKPGLVRQEPVREAEKGGADAAPGRGQQSGVNGAASENMTVSLTELPMFIKELEQQQHRMEKEPEEDAITEELLLITEDQRQSPGLRGGFDSPFYHTTETLTGNQKKALPMSALVPAPGCTPNSESHRAVSTPDKAVPLAVVEGQEAPCFFQPVFTPIEHPVARHFARSPSAPAPGGSTHAGPCGLFSPSPCKSQAPPYEALFDLALPKAAALFVGRRTSEALHRSVGERPDEEEGEGVVSTSPLEVLDRLIQQGSDAHDKVLKRLPLPSKSADWTHFGGSAPLDELHTLRSQLLLLHSQLLFERYKREQHALRNRRLLRRIINATALEEQNAAMKNQLNLQEVDIQSLKESLQVEQQRYQQLWDDREMVVTRLHSQIRQLQQGRDEYYTKNQELQSKLQECQKKMGEMEAELQKANNKVCNTGHLLNQLSVKLTNSEAVQQQMEFLNKQLLLLGEVNRLAMEELLHSSPDTSKEVDMLRASYGKELEKLRQSLVQQSQRLEAAQHRIGELESQLAKKEHLIVEQKKFLEDVKSQARGELQGSQSRYQAQRQVTQVLQTELLQLYSRLEMELPCEGAGADMEPCSPLGSRGSGSESTVPGNVAAHDGPGSGPADSPKGNGSTLSSGKPPAPPGSRGSVNGSRDPPLLLEPSPSHCPPAPSDAPLTVGSYPSAKSFLGMRNNMLFRNKSESQCDDEPPRLAGLSQTLKTEQCVEPMAEGAAAVGPTWGPAAKEGQPDAQQRANNRQQLRIMDYNETHQEHS